One genomic window of Streptomyces sp. NBC_01276 includes the following:
- the cbiE gene encoding precorrin-6y C5,15-methyltransferase (decarboxylating) subunit CbiE: MSSAAPPLPVTVVGLGADGWAGLTAGARSALASAEVLIGGPRQLDLLPPDPCAGLRVAWPSPLRPAVPKLMAEHAGRRIAVLASGDPMFYGIGRALCEELGPDALRIHPHPSSVSYACARLGWPVEDTEVVTVVGRPVARLTAALHEGRRVLVLSGGAGSPGEIAALLRGRGFGPSRMRVLEQLGSEDEDAYEGVAEHWDRPPGAPLNVVAVECRRDRTHPAPRLGATPGLPDAAYEHDGQLTKRHVRAATLCALAPAPGELLWDIGGGSGSIGIEWMRTHPSCRAVAVERVPERATRITRNATALGVPGLRVVVGAAPAALEGLPAPDAVFIGGGLTAPGLLDAAWAALAPGGRLVVNTVTLESEAVLAERYRRHGGDLVKLAVSHAVPVGGFTGWRQAMPVTQWSVTKEKDQT, from the coding sequence GTGAGCTCCGCAGCACCTCCCCTCCCCGTGACGGTGGTCGGCCTCGGCGCCGACGGCTGGGCCGGGCTCACCGCCGGCGCGCGCTCCGCGCTGGCCTCGGCCGAGGTACTGATCGGCGGGCCCCGGCAGCTGGACCTGCTGCCGCCCGACCCCTGCGCCGGACTGCGGGTGGCCTGGCCGAGCCCGCTGCGCCCGGCCGTGCCGAAGCTGATGGCCGAGCACGCGGGGCGCCGGATCGCGGTGCTGGCCAGCGGCGACCCGATGTTCTACGGGATCGGCCGCGCGCTCTGCGAGGAGCTGGGCCCGGACGCCCTGCGGATCCACCCCCACCCCTCCTCCGTGTCCTACGCGTGCGCCCGCCTGGGCTGGCCGGTCGAGGACACCGAGGTGGTGACGGTGGTCGGCCGCCCGGTGGCCCGGCTCACGGCCGCGCTGCACGAGGGCCGACGGGTCCTGGTGCTGAGCGGCGGTGCCGGCAGCCCCGGCGAGATCGCCGCCCTGCTGCGCGGGCGCGGCTTCGGCCCGAGCCGGATGCGGGTGCTGGAACAGCTGGGTTCCGAGGACGAGGACGCGTACGAGGGCGTCGCGGAGCACTGGGACCGACCGCCGGGCGCCCCCCTGAACGTGGTCGCCGTCGAATGCCGCCGCGACCGGACCCATCCGGCTCCCCGGCTCGGCGCGACCCCCGGCCTGCCCGACGCCGCGTACGAGCACGACGGGCAGCTCACCAAGCGGCACGTGCGCGCCGCGACGCTGTGCGCGCTGGCCCCGGCCCCCGGCGAGCTCCTGTGGGACATCGGCGGCGGCTCCGGTTCCATCGGCATCGAGTGGATGCGGACGCACCCGTCCTGCCGGGCGGTGGCGGTGGAGCGCGTACCGGAGCGGGCCACGCGCATCACCCGTAACGCCACGGCCCTGGGCGTGCCCGGACTGCGCGTGGTGGTCGGCGCCGCCCCGGCGGCCCTGGAGGGACTCCCGGCCCCCGACGCGGTGTTCATCGGCGGCGGGCTGACCGCGCCCGGACTGCTGGACGCCGCCTGGGCGGCGCTGGCCCCCGGCGGCCGGCTGGTGGTCAACACGGTCACCCTGGAGTCGGAGGCGGTGCTCGCGGAGCGCTACCGGCGCCACGGCGGCGACCTGGTGAAGCTGGCCGTCTCGCACGCCGTGCCGGTCGGCGGCTTCACCGGCTGGCGGCAGGCGATGCCGGTCACCCAATGGTCGGTTACCAAGGAGAAGGATCAGACATGA
- the cobM gene encoding precorrin-4 C(11)-methyltransferase, with protein sequence MTVYFIGAGPGAADLITVRGARTLAAAPVCLYAGSLVPRELLAECPPDARLVDTAQLNLDQIVAECVRAHETGLDVARLHSGDPSVFSAVAEQMRRLDAAGIPYEVVPGVPAFAAAAAALKRELTVPTVGQTVILTRIAQQATPMPPGEDLATLGRSGALLVLHLATRYVDRVVEELLPHYGAECPVAVVAMASRPDELILRGTLADIAPRVKEAGLVRTAVIIVGRTLGAEQFPDSHLYSPERDRHVC encoded by the coding sequence ATGACCGTGTACTTCATCGGAGCGGGCCCCGGCGCCGCCGACCTGATCACGGTGCGCGGTGCGCGGACCCTGGCCGCCGCCCCGGTCTGCCTGTACGCGGGCAGCCTGGTCCCGCGCGAGCTGCTCGCCGAGTGCCCGCCGGACGCCCGCCTGGTCGACACGGCGCAGCTGAACCTGGACCAGATCGTCGCCGAGTGCGTACGCGCCCACGAGACGGGCCTGGACGTGGCGCGGCTGCACTCCGGGGACCCGTCGGTCTTCAGCGCGGTGGCCGAGCAGATGCGGCGCCTCGACGCGGCCGGGATCCCGTACGAGGTGGTCCCGGGCGTTCCGGCCTTCGCCGCGGCGGCGGCCGCCCTCAAGCGGGAGCTGACGGTGCCCACCGTCGGCCAGACGGTGATCCTGACGCGGATCGCCCAGCAGGCCACGCCGATGCCGCCCGGCGAGGACCTGGCCACGCTCGGCCGCAGCGGGGCCCTGCTGGTGCTGCACCTGGCCACCCGGTACGTCGACCGGGTGGTGGAGGAGCTGCTGCCGCACTACGGCGCCGAGTGCCCGGTGGCGGTGGTCGCGATGGCCAGCCGCCCCGACGAGCTGATCCTGCGCGGCACCCTGGCCGACATCGCGCCGCGGGTGAAGGAGGCGGGACTGGTGCGCACCGCCGTCATCATCGTGGGCCGCACGCTGGGCGCGGAGCAGTTCCCGGACAGCCACCTGTACTCCCCCGAGCGCGACCGGCATGTCTGCTGA
- a CDS encoding cobalt-precorrin-6A reductase, which translates to MSADGSRAHVLILGGTTEARRLAEALEHHPAYRVTTSLAGRVAAPVLPPGETRIGGFGGIAGLAGWIVGHDVTHVVDATHPFAERMSFHASEAEALTGVPLLALRRPGWTPGPGDAWTFADSLAGAAALLPELEARRVFLTTGRMGLHTFAHLTEPWFLVRSVDPPAGPVPPCLEVLLERGPFTLEDERELLARHRIDLLVTKDSGGSATAPKLTAAREAGIPVLVVRRPAVPQGVAEAPSVEAALRWLDT; encoded by the coding sequence ATGTCTGCTGACGGTTCCCGGGCGCACGTCCTGATCCTGGGCGGCACCACGGAGGCCCGCCGCCTCGCGGAGGCGCTGGAGCACCACCCCGCGTACCGGGTGACGACCTCGCTGGCGGGCCGGGTCGCCGCGCCGGTGCTGCCGCCGGGCGAGACCCGGATCGGCGGTTTCGGCGGTATCGCCGGGCTGGCCGGCTGGATCGTGGGCCACGACGTCACCCACGTCGTGGACGCCACGCACCCCTTCGCGGAGCGGATGAGCTTCCACGCCTCCGAGGCCGAGGCGCTCACGGGAGTACCGCTGCTGGCGCTGCGCCGCCCCGGCTGGACCCCGGGTCCGGGCGACGCCTGGACGTTCGCGGACTCCCTCGCCGGGGCGGCCGCGCTGCTGCCGGAACTGGAGGCCCGCCGGGTGTTCCTGACGACGGGACGGATGGGCCTGCACACCTTCGCGCACCTCACCGAGCCCTGGTTCCTGGTGCGCTCGGTGGACCCGCCGGCCGGACCGGTGCCGCCGTGCCTCGAAGTGCTCCTGGAGCGGGGTCCGTTCACGCTGGAGGACGAACGGGAGCTGCTCGCCCGGCACCGTATAGACCTGTTGGTCACCAAGGACAGCGGCGGGTCCGCGACGGCCCCCAAGCTCACCGCCGCCCGGGAGGCCGGGATCCCGGTCCTCGTCGTACGCCGCCCCGCGGTCCCGCAGGGGGTCGCCGAGGCCCCGTCGGTGGAGGCGGCCCTGCGCTGGCTCGACACGTAG